Proteins encoded within one genomic window of Eleutherodactylus coqui strain aEleCoq1 chromosome 1, aEleCoq1.hap1, whole genome shotgun sequence:
- the LOC136615810 gene encoding oocyte zinc finger protein XlCOF7.1-like: protein MVDAMKGGVRLQVDWGLGVPTLLEPVTIFKLLAKTVVSLNDPPRMDKGKNEVTKRILSFTLEIIYLLTGEDYTMVKKTSGDGTTPNSHLHESGGWSQSPITEAPPHLPIHEQKILELTNKITELLTGEVPIRCQDVAVYFSMEEWEYLEEHKDLHKDVKIEDHQPPISQENSSKNSGGYFMSSVNCKVEDEDIKQRSSGENLFTDNVYPKLESTELSYDPPNPEEPSPNQSQNLNTSTDQNTHQFSESGNQITVLPGLLNYSINPMKEKPYSCSEDGKSFPEKSNFIAQERRDSEEKPYTCSVCEKCFPQKSKLVKHQRIHTVEKAFSCSECGKCFADKKDLARHQRTHTGEKPFPCSECGKSFIDKSSLAKHKRTHTGEKPYSCSECGKGFEEKSRFVKHERIHRGEKSFSCPECGKCFSHETDLARHQRVHGGEKPFSCFECGRGFIGKSNLVRHERTHTEEKPYSCSECWKSFIDKSSLATHAKSHSIEKPFSCSECGKCFANKSRLVKHMRIHTGEKLFSCSECGRCFADKTDFARHQRIHTGEKPFPCLECGKCFVKKSSLVTHERIHTGEKPFSCSECGKCFANKSSLVKHLRIHTGEKLFSCLECGKCFMEKAKLVIHHRVHTGEKPYSCSECGKCFAEKSKLILHQRSHTREKPFSCSECGGRFTSDAKCRDHQRHHSGEKPF, encoded by the exons ATGGTTGATGCAATGAAGGGCGGTGTGCGGCTGCAGGTGGACTGGGGGCTTGGG GTGCCAACATTACTAGAACCGGTCACTATTTTCAAACTCTTGGCCAAAACTGTCGTTTCCCTGAATGACCCACCGAGGATGGACAAAGGCAAGAATGAAGTTACAAAGAGAATATTAAGTTTCACCTTGGAGATCAtttacctgctgaccggagag gattacacgaTGGTGAAGAAGACCTCGGGTGACGGTAcgactcccaacagccatctccatgagtcaggaggatggagccagagccccatcacagaggctcctcctcacttaccgatacatgagcagaagatcctagaactcaccaacaagatcactgagctgctgactggagag gttcctataaggtgtcaggatgtcgctgtctatttttccatggaggagtgggagtatttagaagaacACAAGGATCTGCACAAGGATGTCAAGATAGAGGACCACCAGCCTCCGATATCACAAG AAAATTCCAGTAAGAATTCAGGTGGATACTTCATGTCATCTGTAAATtgtaaagtagaagatgaagatatcaAACAGCGCTCTTCAGGAGAAAACCTCTTTACTGATAATGTATATCCAAAACTTGAGAGTACAGAGCTTTCATATGATCCCCCTAATCCTGAAGAACCTTCTCCTAACCAATCACAGAACCTCAACACAAGTACAGATCAGAACACGCATCAATTTAGTGAAAGTGGAAACCAGATTacagtactcccaggtcttttaAACTACAGCATAAATCCCATGaaagagaagccgtattcatgttcagaagaTGGGAAAAGCTTCCCAgaaaaatcaaattttattgcACAAGAGAGACGTGACTCAGAAGAGAAGCCATATACTTGTTCAgtatgtgagaaatgttttcctCAAAAATCAaagcttgttaaacatcagagaattcacactgtagaaaaggcattttcatgttcagaatgtgggaaatgttttgcagataAAAAAGACCTTGCTAGGcaccagagaactcacacaggagagaagccatttccatgttcagaatgtgggaaaagttttatagATAAATCAAGTCTTGCTAAACATAAGAGaacccacacaggagagaagccatattcatgttcagaatgtgggaaaggttttgaAGAAAAATCAAGGTTTGttaaacatgagagaattcacagaggggagaagtcattttcatgtccagaatgtgggaaatgtttttcacaCGAAACAGACCTTGCTAGACATCAGAGAGTTCAcggaggagagaagccattttcatgttttgaATGCGGGAGAGGTTTTATAggtaaatcaaatcttgttagacatgagagaactcacacagaagagaagccatattcatgttcagaatgttggAAATCTTTTATAGATAAATCAAGTCTTGCTACACATGCGAAAAGTCACAGTatagagaagccattttcatgttcggaatgtgggaagtgttttgcaAACAAATCACGTCTTGTAAAACatatgagaattcacacaggagagaagttattttcatgttcagagtgtggaAGATGTTTTGCAGATAAAACGGACTTtgctagacatcagagaattcacacaggagagaagccatttccatgtttagaatgcgggaaatgttttgtaaagaaatcaagtcttgttacacatgagagaatacacacaggagagaagccattttcatgttcggaatgtgggaaatgttttgcaaacAAATCAAGTCTTGTAAAACAtttgagaattcacacaggagagaagttattttcatgtttagaatgtgggaaatgtttcatggAAAAAGCAAAGCTTGTTATACATcacagagttcacacaggagagaagccatattcatgttcagaatgtgggaaatgtttcgcgGAAAAATCAAAGCTTAttttacatcagagaagtcacacaagaGAGAAGCCTTTTTCTTGTTCGGAATGTGGGGGACGTTTTACATCCGATGCCAAATGTAGGGATCATCAGAGACATCACAGTGGGGAGAAGCCGTTTTAA